One Misgurnus anguillicaudatus chromosome 19, ASM2758022v2, whole genome shotgun sequence genomic region harbors:
- the LOC129422232 gene encoding uncharacterized protein: protein MIEVKNESQAEVDEKHQIVKIIHNVSQKETLKTEDIKCENSFSEDERPEDHKRTHSEEKPFACQQCGKSLISKSKLEAHLRIHSGEKPYTCHLCGNSFTVEASLKNHMRIHTGEKPYTCQQCGKSFKSSSDITRHVKIHSGEKPHACQECGKTFTSTSYLKKHMRTHTEVKPFTCLQCGKGFRDRSNLAVHMRIHTGEKPYTCPQCGKGFRDRTNLEIHMRLHTGEKPFTCLQCGKSFRTKANLETHMRLHTGEKPFACPQCGKSFTWKSSLRNHQRLHSEEKPFNSSVPRTREHVNHQTGPTSATAAAVAASCSSFIRNCFSIIHMMEVKEESQAEVDGKHQIVKINHKVSQKETLKTEDIKCENSFSEDERPEDHKRTHSEEKPFTCQQCGKSFRTKVNLKVHMRIHTGEKPFTCHQCEKSFTFQSNLNRHIKAHSGEKPHVCHHCGKSFGDKSKLETHVRSHIKEKPHACHECEMSFISASYLKIHMRSHTGEKPYVCQQCGKSFNVKSNLNRHMKAHSEERPHVCHHCDKSFPDTSELKIHMRTHTGEKPFTCQQCGKSFRDKSKLETHVRSHIKEKTHACHECERSFISASNLKIHMRSHTGEKPYVCQQCGKSFNVKSNLIRHMKAHSGERPHVCHHCDKSFPDTSYLKIHMRSHTGEKPYVCQQCGKSFNVKSNLNQHMKAHRGEKPFRCQHCGKSFRTKWHLNEHVRIHTGEKPHLCHHCGKSFTTASELKKHSRVHTGEKTYKCQQCGKSFTFQTGLTQHIKNHSGEKPNTCHHCDKSFLSTGELKIHIRLHTREKPYTCHLCGKSFRTKPHLNVHMRIHTGQKPHVCHHCEKSFTRKGNLKTHMTLHTGEELFTCHLCVKSFRKKRDLNRHVRIHTGEKPFICHHCGKGFTMKCDLNAHVIIHTEEKPYLCQHCGKSFRTKPNLNVHLRTHTEEKPFTCHECKKSFKTKATLKIHARFHTQ, encoded by the exons ATGATAGAAGTGAAAAATGAGAGTCAAGCTGAAGTGGATGAGAAACAtcagattgtaaaaataatccataatgtttcacagaaagaaactctgaagacagaagacataaagtgtgaaaatagTTTCAGTGAAGATGAACGCCCTGAAGATCACAAGAGGACTCACAGTGAAGAGAAACCTTTcgcatgtcaacagtgtggaaagagtttaaTATCTAAAAGTAAACTCGAGGCTCACCTGAGAATTCACAGTGGAGAGAAACCATacacgtgtcatctttgtgGAAATAGTTTCACAGTTGAAGCTAGCCTTAAGAatcacatgagaattcacactggagagaaaccctacacgtgtcaacagtgtggaaagagttttaaatCTTCAAGTGACATTACGAGACATGTGAAAATTCACAGTGGAGAGAAACCACATGCGTGCCAAGAGTGTGGAAAGACTTTTACATCTACAAGTTACCTTAAGAAACACATGAGGACTCACACTGAAGTGAAACCGTtcacatgtcttcagtgtggaaagGGTTTCAGAGATAGAAGTAACCTTGCGGttcacatgagaattcacactggagagaaaccttacacatgTCCTCAGTGTGGAAAGGGTTTCAGAGATAGAACTAACCTTGAGATTCACATGagacttcacactggagagaaaccgttcacatgtcttcagtgtggaaagagtttcagaacaAAAGCTAACCTTGAGACTCACATGagacttcacactggagagaaaccgtttGCATGtcctcagtgtggaaagagttttacgtGGAAATCAAGTCTTAGAAATCACCAGCGCTTACATTCTGAAGAAAAGCCATTCAACTCTTCTGTGCC GCGCACACGAGAGCACGTAAACCACCAGACCGGCCCAACCTCGGCTACAGCAGCCGCGGTTGCAGCCTCTTGTTCCTCGTTCATCCGTAACTGTTTCTCGATCATCC ATATGATGGAAGTGAAAGAGGAGAGTCAAGCTGAAGTGGATGGGAAACAtcagattgtaaaaataaaccataaGGTTTCACAGAAAGAGACTCTGAAGACAGAAGacataaagtgtgaaaatagTTTCAGTGAAGATGAACGCCCTGAAGATCACAAGAGGACTCACAGTGAGgagaaacctttcacatgtcaacagtgtggaaagagtttcagaacaAAAGTTAACCTTAAAGTacacatgaggattcacactggagagaaacctttcacatgtcatcaatgtgaaaagagtttcaccTTTCAATCGAACCTTAACCGGCACATAAAAGCTCACAGTGGGGAAAAGCCACACGTGTGCCACCATTGTGGCAAGAGTTTCGGAGATAAAAGTAAACTTGAGACTCATGTGAGAAGTCACATTAAAGAAAAACCACACGCGTGCCATGAGTGTGAAATGAGTTTTATATCTGCAAGTTACCTTAAGATACACATGAGgtctcacactggagagaaaccttatgtatgtcaacagtgtggaaagagtttcaacGTTAAATCGAACCTTAACCGGCACATGAAAGCTCACAGTGAGGAAAGGCCACACGTGTGCCACCATTGTGATAAGAGTTTCCCAGATACAAGTGAACTTAAGATACACATGAGGactcacaccggagagaaacctttcacatgtcaacagtgtggaaagagtttcagagatAAAAGTAAACTTGAGACTCACGTGAGAAGTCAcattaaagaaaaaacacacGCGTGCCATGAGTGTGAAAGGAGTTTTATATCTGCAAGTAACCTTAAGATACACATGAGgtctcacactggagagaaaccttatgtatgtcaacagtgtggaaagagtttcaacGTTAAATCGAACCTTATCCGGCACATGAAAGCTCACAGTGGGGAAAGGCCACACGTGTGCCACCACTGTGATAAGAGTTTCCCAGATACAAGTTACCTTAAGATACACATGAGgtctcacactggagagaaaccttatgtatgtcaacagtgtggaaagagtttcaacGTTAAATCAAACCTTAACCAGCACATGAAAGCTCACAGGGGGGAAAAGCCTTTCAGATGTCAAcattgtggaaagagtttcagaacaAAATGGCACCTTAACGAACATGtgaggattcacactggagagaaaccacatCTGTGCCAtcactgtggaaagagttttacaactgCAAGTGAACTTAAGAAACATtcaagagttcacactggagagaaaacTTACaagtgtcaacagtgtggaaagagtttcacatTTCAAACAGGCCTTACCCAGCACATAAAAAATCACAGTGGGGAAAAGCCAAACACGTGCCATCACTGTGACAAGAGTTTTCTATCTACAGGTGAACTTAAGATACACATCAGACTTCACACtagagagaaaccttacacttgtcatctgtgtggaaagagtttcagaacaAAACCTCACCTTAACGTacacatgaggattcacaccGGACAGAAACCACACGTGTGCCATcactgtgaaaagagttttacaaGGAAAGGTAATCTTAAgacacacatgacacttcaCACTGGAGAAGAACTGTTCACATGTCATCTGTGTGTAAAGAGTTTTAGAAAGAAACGTGACCTTAATAGACAtgtgagaattcacactggagagaaaccattcaTTTGTCATCACTGTGGAAAGGGTTTTACGATGAAATGTGACCTTAATGCACACGTGATAATTCACACTGAAGAGAAACCATACTTGTGTCAacactgtggaaagagtttcaggaCAAAACCAAACCTTAATGTACATTTGAGAACTCACACTGAAGAGAAACCGTTCACATGCCATGAGTGTAAAAAGAGTTTCAAAACAAAAGCTACActtaaaatacatgcaagatttcacactcaatag